GGGAAGTATCGAAGCAAGGGATGAAAGGGCTGCCAATCCTCAACTCTTACAGACAGACCAGTTGAGATGAACATTTTCCCACTTCTAGGTAGCCCCAAATGGAGCTGATCTAGTCATTGCTGCTCTCAAGCTgtgtgcacacatcacaagaaagGAGGAACTACATCAAATCAGTGACTTAATAGTTGAGTAGCTTGGAAAAGCAGCAATTGGTAACAAGGTGCATACCTAAGAGAACTGTTTACAGTTGTCCTGGCTTGCCACTCAGGTAATGCCACAAAGGAACCAGCTGACATTTACTGTGAGGTTTGCCACTGCATCTACCCACCTGGGAAAGAGGGAAAGGTACCTAAGAGCTATTTTTTAAGAGTGGGTTAGCTTAATCAATCATATTTTTATCTTACTGAGTTCTGTGCCAGGAATTGGGGTACAGGAACAGACAAGAGAAGTATTACTCAAGCACATTCCTGGGAGAGTTTCTGTTTCAGTTTGGAAGActagtgtattagtctattcttgcattgctgtaaagaaatacctgagactgggtaatttataagtaaaagaggtttaattggctcacgggtctgcagtctgtacaggaagcatagcagcttcttgggaagcctcaggaaacttacaatcatggcagaaggcaaaggggaggcaAGATGTCTCACATGGCTGGaacaggaggaaggggaggggaagatgccacacacttttaaacaaccaggtcttatgagcactcactcactatcacaagatcagcaccgagggggaaatccgcccccatgatccagtcacctctcaccaggtcctaTCGCCAAGATTAgtgattacaatttgacatgaggtttggatggggacacagatccaaaccatatcaactagtTATATACATGGGAACTAAGTGATGTGCTATAAATGCCAAAGCATCAAACTGGCACTCAGAAGACCTGAGTTTTAGATCTTACTCTGTACTCAGTGACCTTATACAAGTCAGTCCACCTTTCTCTGACCATTGTGAGATGGGGTTATAATTTCTGCCCTGTCTTCTTTACAGGTTTGTTATGAACAGTTTTGTTATTTTacctataaaatgaaatactggAGATCAAAGgggtttttaaatgttcaaaaacTGGAGGGATTAGCTAATGATTTTCTGTTGCTTCCTGGTTCTGGGATGTTCTGACCAGAAACAATCTAAAGAAGCCAAGTCTCTTCATCTCAGAGCTTGGAAATAGCCCTGAGATAAAGTTAGAAAAGAAGGttaatattcttaaatttaaagCTCAGAGGATCCCAAATCAATTTCCATAAGAAGTTGAGGGTCACTTCCTCTCAGAGGTGTTTTTTCCCATGAGTCTTTGTGTCAGGTAGCTCTGTGTCATGACTTTTCCTTAAGCAGCCAGGATCCAGACAAGGTAAGAGGCAGAAGGGTCTGTGGATTTCCTTGTTTGTTTAGGAActctaaaaaatattgtttttgttaATTGGGCAAAGAACAAAGGCCTCCTCCAAATGTAGGCTTTTTGGAAAATTTGAGACTGCTAATTTTCTCTAAAAATTGCAGCGACTATTTGCAATTCTCAAATCTCATTGTATATGAGTGACAATTTTGCTTGCCCTGACTGAAAGGTGAGGCAAGATGGGGACAGGTGGGTAAGAGAGACAGGTTAATTGTGGggagaggtgttgatatttccttaaAGATGACTCTCATAGCAATGTATCTTTCAGATGTTTTGTTACCCAGCAGTGAGCATCAATCCCATGCATTTACTCGTTCATGCatgaattcatttaacaaacCCTGAGCACACGTGCCAGTTACTGTGCTAAGCAATGGACATGGGGAGATGTAAAAGATAGGGTCTTAGCCCTCTAAAATTCAGTCTAGTGAAGGAGACAGACACGTAACATAAAAGCTTTCAGTGGAGGTATGAGAGGAGAGCTATGAGGGCACAGGGGAAAGGGCAAAAAGCTGTATCAGGAATTGGAGAAGGCTTATTGAGGAAAGTGACTTTTGTGCTGAATGTTGAAGGATGTGCAAGAGTGTGTGATGAAGAAGAGGGGCTGAGATGGCAAGGCACAGTTTAGGTGACGGAAACAGCAATGGGCAAAGAACCAGGTGGTTTGGATGGCCATTCATTTGAGAGCTTTCCATTAGGTATGACAACCTTGGAAAATTAATCTCTGAAAAATACCCAGATCAAGTTTGAATAATTATTTTGTGTGCATTTGGAATGAGCATCATCTACCTTCCGCAATTTggcacataaaaagaaaatgattgatTTAGGGAAGGTTTAAGAACCTACTgaagcactttcttttttctttttttttttttttttctgagctgagCCTTTTCCTCCCACCCCAATTCTGTTGAAAGCAATAAAGCTAAATGGTAGATCAATGGCTTTGCCAGTAAAATACCCAAGTTCCACTGGGGACTTTAACTGGATGAAATGTCAGTTCAATCCTGGGTCAgtagttttagaaaatatataggTTTGGGACTTGGTTCAAAGTGATTCACTAAATCTtttgttaataaaaaataaaaggagaaaaatattctaAGCAAAAAAAATGCCTATCTGGGTTTGATTCTGGGCTCAAGAAATGAGTGCAAGTCATTCCAGGTTTTTGCCATAATTTAGTTCAAGTCCTGGTGTCCAACTTTGTGATGAAACACCCCCATTTAATTTTCTGTTCAAATTGTTCTATTCTGCTGTAAAGGCTATACAATagccatctttttaaaaaggcagtatCTAAATCTAGTGATAGCTGCAATGGACTTCTGGTTAAATAGCTTAGTTTAGGATAGGCACATCCAACAAGTTGTTCCTACCTGAGAAAATCTTTGATAAGGAAGAATAAAGAACTAAGTAGAAGGATACTTCTTTTAATTAAAAGACACCTGCTTAAAAGATAGGGCTAGTAAAATGTTTAAGAATTATAGCTATATGCATCTGTCTTCTCGCACCTGTGTACAGATAGTGAGAGTCTGGGAAGGCTGAACTGAGCAGAAGTCAATGGGAGAGTAACTTTAGTAGCAGGAATTAGTCCTGCTGTGGCCAATAGAAATTCCAGGTTCTAGGCCctatatttattattgtatttaatatttgGATCAGCCAGAGGTTAGATAATCTCTTAGTCACGTTTTACAGATGAGTCAGCTGAGGTTTGGCTAAGTTAGGTAACTTGCCTATACAGATCCAGGGTAGAGTTACAAAGCCCATATTCTGTGTGGATCCAGAGCTGTGCCCTTAACCACTGCGTCTCAGGTAAGAGCTGTAGGACTGAGTAATATGACACATTTCATGTCTAACTCACCTAAATTAGAGAACCTAAGCTTTAAAGGGTTCTAGAGCAAAATGAAGATAAGCAAGGTGAGTTGGAAAGTATAGAAATTTACATCATTGTCTGTATATAAGATAGATATATAAGGTGTATAAGATAGAtgtatagatataaaataaatatctaagatAAGAGATAtaagatagatatgtagatatgatagatatataaatgtataagatATGTAAGATAGAATAAACCGTGCAAGTAAGTAAGATGAATGAGGAGATTCAGATTCCCAGCTTCCCACAGGACTTCTCCCCCGACATGTTTTCATAAGCAGCTAAAACTCTATGTCCCGGACTGACCTCATTAGTACCCCTTCCTCCTTGTCACCCCTTCACCTAAAACCTGTTCTTCCTGCTGTGGTCTTGGAGGCCTCTTCCCCTCTCTAAAGTCATCTCTcatccctctcccaccccacTTTAGAACTGTGTCAAAGTTACTTTTGAATTCCTGGTGCCTAGTCCCATGCCAGGCCCACAGAAGGCATGGGTGCTTGCTGAGTGAAGGATGAATACATATTTCAGTGCTGAGTAGTGTGCACCCCCCAAATGGACTTCCCCTACTGATGATGCACACAGGCAAATACAAACCTTTCAACTATTTGTGTCACCCACAGAtgaacaaatgcaaaaaaaaaaaaaaagaaaataatcatgagagaaaagagaaatacagcattaaatattttaaaaagaataataggtTATCTCAGAGTATTTAAGGgttctattttcctttaaaactGTGCTTTTAAAGCATAAACTATGTTCCTAGTCATTTAGTATTTGCTTATATTTGGCTGTTTTAATAAAGGCATATTTTAAGACACAATGCGGAAATTCACGGTTATAAATCTGAGGAGGAGGCAGACAGAGGAGTCACTATTTGAATCTTAATGGCCTCTTGACTAGAAGGGCCCTGCACCTGAAGTGCTCTACTCCCACCTGGTGGTGCAAGCAGAAAACtgccaaaatacattttaataatttttttttttttttttgtggagacccagtctcactttgttgctcaggatggagtgcagtggggtgatcttggcttactgcaacctccgcctcccaggttcaagtgattctactgcctcaccctcccaagtagctgggattacaggcgcccaccaccacgcccagctaatttttgtatttttagtagagatggtgtttcatcacattggccaggctggtctcgaactcctgacctcaggtgatccacctacctcggccttccaaattgctgggattacaggcatgagccactgcgcctggccaagaattttttaaaaaaataaataaacacacatattATTCAAAATGAAAGTGAGGAAGTGACTGCAATTATCACAGAATGCCATTCATCCTAaagaatttttattctttgttattgCCTTACAGTGAAACCTTCTAAGCCCCTTTGTAGCATTCAAGGAAGACCAGAAACTGGCCACACTATTTCCCTTTCCTGTCTCTCTGCGCTTGGAACACCTTCCCCTGTGTACTACTGGCATAAACTTGAGGGAAGAGACATCGTGCCAGTGAAAGAAAACTTCAGTAAGCATAACCTGCAGTAGACCCTGGAAAGGCCTGGTGTCTGTGGTTGGATGACAGCAGGAGTGTGTGGTTGGCTGCTTGACATTACAGTTCAATCTTCTTGTTTTCTCAGTGGTGGCGGGTGGAGGGGGGAGCTGGTAATGTAAAAAGAATGCCTGTCTCCCAACACGATGACTGTGTTCTGGTCTACTCCCCAAATTCTAAAAGCCAGCTCAGAGATGGTGAATATGTAGGGAACAGGCATGGTCCCAGGTGAGTTAGCACTGGAACAGTCCTGAGGGGCCTAGTTGAATCCTGAACATCTCAAGAAAGAGAGGCCAATATGGGGGAGTGGGTGGACATTGATCTGTTACACTGATGTTATCTGTATGCACAGAAGAGATCTCAAAAGTCTATTCCCTGGTTTCAACAGACCCAACCACCGGGATTTTGGTCATTGGAAATCTGACAAATTTTGAACAAGGTTATTACCAGTGTACCGCCATCAACAGACTTGGCAATAGTTCCTGCGAAATCGATCTCACTTCTTCACGTGAGTTGACCATACAACTTTAACGGTTTCTCCTTAAATCAAGTAGTCTGGGCCTGTCAGCCAAATAAATTAGTTAGGATCCCCGGTTAGTGCTTCCTGCTTCTCTGGAGATTTGTGTGCTTTATATACAGGCTGATGTGATGAATGACCATCCTAATATCTAATGCTCTCACATAATAATATATGCCATATGCTGCCCTAAATCCTTTACAAAAAGCAATTTGTTTAAGCTTCACAAAATCGCTAGAAGGTAGGTATTACTATTCAATACTAAAAAAGAAGCCTTTCTGGTAACAGCAGGCTGAATTTCTCTTTGTGATGCTGTTGGTAAATCCAGGTGACACTGTAGCTCTGACAAACATATACCTTGCAAAGATCTGCcactaataataatagtattataataataacaCTCGTACCCACAATCACGGAAGCTACTATTTGTGGAGCACGAATTATGCTGAGTATTATCTCACTCTTTCCTCCCAACCACCCCATCTAGGGAGGCAGACTATTCTCGGCCTCATTTTGCTGAAAAGAACACTGAAGCTCAGGGaagtaaatgacttgcccaaggtcatccagTTAGTAACTGGCAGAGCCAGGATGCCTCTAAACCTCAATTTTCCTATTCAAAGGTGCTTACTCACTCTCTGAGTGTAAGATTTAAGACTCCTGGAATTGTCCAATTGAGCTGACCCAGGGGCAACTCCTCACAAGGAATATCTCACCAAACATCTCAAGGATCATTTAATAACACTTAGGATCTTTTTTCAAACTTACTTTGAATTTGTGGTTTTAATATATGCCATATCCAGGGATGGCAAGTTCCAGTGGGTTTTTGCTCTTCCTATGCACCTgaactttcttccttttatttctcctgaAGTTTGCTCCTTTATTCTCCTATCACTTTCAGCTATATTTCCTGCATCATTTCTGTTATCTTTCTTTAGAATTCCCTCAATATCTTTTTGCCTTCTCAGAGGTACAGTCATACTGCAGATGTAGAGATATGTAGGATTTGGACTTgagcatttcttcctttctagtcTTTTTTCCAGTGATGTCCAGCActgccttcctctctcccttccacatcccttctttcttccttccttcctcaaatatttattgaatatctactgtgtgccagggactGTCCTAGGTGATAAAGATACAGAGATAAAGAAGATGTATGTCCTAtactcaaggagctcacagttcaGCTAGAGGGACAAACACAACTAAAACATGCTAAATCCTATAATAGAAGTCTGAACAGGGTCTATAGAGCACCAAGGGAGGAAAATTATGCTTATAGAACTGGGATGGCTTTACCAACCAAGTGCTATTTGAGCAGGATCTTGAAGGAACTTGCAAAGcctcatcatctataaaatgggaaagcTGAAGGATGACGGTAGAGCAGCAGGCTTAGGAGGGCAACCCAGGTCATGATGGGGGAAGAGAATGGAGGGCTTCACATGGCATGTCTCTGAGGGAAAAATCACAAGAAACCGATATATCATCTGATATGTTTGAATCAattgaaagaagtttaatggtTTTGTTGGAAATTTTGGGATGAGTGATAATGCATTTATTAATCCCCAAATGAAGCAATTATTAACCTCCAGgaaaatttttgtaaatgttgtACAAGAAAGAATCATAGTATACTGTGTTCCTCAGCTGTGAACAATATTTATATAGCCATACTACTGCAAACTTGGATTTAACTAAAACTTGTGATATAACTATTTTGGAAGAACATGGTGGGTGTGAGGGGAGTGGTGTAAAAGAGCTCAATCTCCAACTTCTAGGGTACGAAGTtgaaagaaaatgatggaaatggaaaaaatgtaGGACATATCAGAGCAAACATAATAAAAACATGGGGGCAAGAAGACTTTTAAAAAGAGTTAAGAGTAGTTGCCTTTCGTGAATGGGACTCAGAAACGGGAAGGAGTCGGGCAGGGAACTGCTGTTTTCGTGAGACATGTAGTAGaactatttgactttttaaactatTTACTTATATTCTCTTAATCATAAAAAGTTAAAGGAATTATTATCAGGCAGCTCAAAATATAAGGTGTCCATCCTTGTGTGAGGGGAGGCAGATGGGGATGGGTTGGCTTATAACTCAGATGTGGTCTTCCAGAGACAACACCTCAGGGCTTGAAGGTCTGGTGCTCAGCTGGATAATGTCCCACTCATTAAGTTTGTCCATAGACCGAGACAATAAACCAGATGCCTGTTTATCAAAATGGGCATATCACTTCCCAGTGACCAGAGTGCATGAGGTTCTTTCGTAAGCATGGACGCCATGGGGGAGGTTTTTAGGGACAAATTTCACCTGTGCTCTGGGAAAGCCTAGTGAAATGTCCCTGCCTGTAACAGAGGCTTATCTCTAGTGACCAGATCACAACTCCATGGTGTCTCAGGACTCTTTTCTCtaaatcccatttcaaaagcaaccCCACCTCCTCCAAGTTGGCcacattttattctttatgtgCACAAATGTCAATAGTCTTCTCCCACTGTGAGTCCAAATGACAGAGTTCTGGGGGTTTCCATTTCCCTAGCCTATACAAGTCATTTTCCCACTATGTGAATGGCCCTGATATTCCCCACTAGTCACAAACACACATTATAAAATGACAATATATTCCACTTTATTAACCAGCTGCTTGTATCCTTCAGATCCAGAAGTTGGAATCATTGTTGGGGCCTTGATTGGTAGCCTGGTAGGTGCTGCCATCATCATCTCTGTTGTGTGCTTCGCAAGGAATAAggcaaaagcaaaggcaaaagaaagaaattctaagaCCATTGCGGAACTTGAGTAAGCCTTCATTTTGTTGTCTTTACTTGAATACAAACATTTCTCAGGCATGTCTTTTTCAGTCATCAATTCCTAAGCACTCCTTTTAGTATAAGATATCAGAGGTATCTTTCTGTTTACTCTcattgaatttaaaaaagaatgatgatggctgctatttattgagtgctgtgTGCCGGgccctgttctaagcactttatgtacATCAACTCATTTAGCTATCACAACAGTTTTAGGtccaagaaaacattttcatatataataCTAACATACTTGTCTTAATACCAACATAgtcatgaaatataattttaaatttttttatggaACAAGAGACCCACAAGGACAGTGCCCAGGGAACACAGAAGTTAGAATGTGGCCCAGCCCACAGCTCATGCTCTTAATCACTCTATTTCTTTCCTAGTGTGTATCTCACTCATTCACTTTTTTCATCTCCTTGCTTCTACAACTATCTATTGGGTATCAACCAGGTGCCAAGTATTGTACTAGATGGAGTGAGAAATAGCGATACATCAGAGCTATGAATTTGGACCTTAAAGACCTTATTAGATTCTTAGACTCTTTCATTCTGACATTATTTTCCCACCTTGAAACACTGCTCTTTCTTAAACTTTCACGATATTGTTGAGACCTAACCTTTCTGAATCCAAAATGACCTATGGCCTGACAATGAGTCAGAATATCAGAAATAACAGATTTCCTGAAGTCTGGGACCTATGGTCATTGAAGCTACAGAACATATGGTTTCACATGAAATTTCAAAGTTAGCATCTCCCTAACTTGTTCTTTTCTGGGCCTTCTTTCTTGCAGGCCAATGACAAAGATAAACCCAAGGGGAGAAAGCGAAGCAATGCCAAGAGAAGACGCTACCCAACTAGAAGTAACTCTACCACCTTCCATTCATGAGACTGGCCCTGATACCATCCAAGAACCAGACTATGAGCCAAAGCCTACTCAGGAGCCTGCCCCAGAGTCTGCCACAGGATCAGAGCCTATGGCAGTGCCTGACCTTGACATcgagctggagctggagccagAAACGCAGTCGGAATtggagccagagccagagccagagccagagtcAGAGCCTGGGGTTGTAGTTGAGCCCTTAAGTGAAGATGAAAAGGGAGTGGTTAAGGCATAGGCTGGTGGCCTAAGTACAGCATTAATCATTAAGGAACCCATTACTGCCATTTGGAATTCAAATAACCTaaccaacctccacctcctccttccaTTTTGACCAACCTTCTTCTAACAAGGTGCTCATTCCTACTATGAATCCAGAATAAACACGCCAAGATAACAGCTAAATCAGCAAGGGTTCCTGTATTACCAATATAGAATACTAACAATTTTACTAACATGTAAGCATAACAAATGACAAGGCAAGTGATTTCTAACTTAGTTGAGTTTTGCAACAGTACCTGTGTtgttatttcagaaaatattatttctctctttttaactactctttttttttaattttagacagagtcttgctccatcgtgCAGGCTGTGAtcgtagtggtgcgatctcggctcactgcaacctccgctccctgggttcaagcgattctcctgcctgagcctcctgagtagctgggactacaggcacgtgccaccacgcccggctaattttttgtatttttagtagagatggggtttcaccttgttagccaggatggtctccatctcctgacctcatgatcccccaccttggcctcccaaagtgctgggattacaggcatgagccactgcgcccggcctctttttagCTACTCTTATGTTCCACATGCACATACGACAAGGTGGCATTAATTAGATTCAATATTGTTTCTAGGAATAgttcctcattcatttttatattgaccactaagaaaataattcatcagCATTATCTCATAGATTGGAAAATTTTCTCCAAATACAATAGAGGAGAATATGTAAAGGGTATACATTAATTGGTACATAGCATTTAAAATCAGGTCTTATAATTAATGCTTCATTCCTCATATTAGATTTCCCAAGAAATCACCCTGGTATCCAATATCTGAGCatggcaaatttaaaaaataacacaatttcacgcctgtaaccctagcactttgggaggccgaggcaggtggatcacctgaggtcaggagttcgagaccagcctggccaacatggcgaaaccccttctctactaaaaatacaaaaattagctgggtgtggtagtgcatgcctgtaatcccagctactcgggaggctgaggcaggagaatcgcttgaacccaggagttggaggttgcagtgagccgagattgtgccactttactccaacctgggtgacagagtgagattccatctcaaaaacaaaaacaaaaacagaaaacaaacaaacaaaaaacaaaaaatcccaacaACTTTGTCAAATAATGTACAGGCAAACACTTTCAAATATAATTTCCTTCAGTGAATACAAAATGTTGATATCATAGGTGATGTACAATTTAGTTTTGAATGAGTTATTATGTTATCACTGTGTCTGATGTTATCTACTTTGAAAGGCAGACCAGAAAAGTGTTCTAAATGAACTCTTAAGATctattttagataatttcaactAATTAAATAACCTGTTTTACTGCCTGTACATTCCACATTAATAAAGCGATACCAATCTTATATGAATGTTAATATTACTAAAATGCACTGATATCACTTCTTCTTCCCCTGTTGAAAAGCTTTCTCATGATCATATTTCACCCACATCTCACCTTGAAGAAACTTACAGGTAGACTTACCTTTTCACTTGTGGAATTAATCATATTTAAATCTTACTTTAAGGCTCAATAAATAATACTCATAATGTCTCATTTTAGTGACTCCTAAGGCTAGTCCTTTTATAAACAACTTTTCTGACATAGCATTTATGTATAATAAACCAgacatttaaagtgtacaatttgatgagttttgacagagCACATACCCATgaaaccaccacacccatctagaGAGAAAACATTTCCATCAGCCCAAAATGTTTCTTCATGCCCCTTTGTGTGATCCCACCATTGCCCTGGACCTAGGAAATCACTCATTGTTTTCCATCACTAGAGGTTAACTTTGCCTTTTCTTGGCCCTCATACATATGGGATGATACAGTATGTACTTTTTTGTGTCTCACTTCCTTCTAAGGTGAATCCTTTTTAAACGAAGTAGTGAGTTTCTCATTTATCACTTTCAgattttcatgtaaaatattttcttaaactgCAAACTCCTTTCTATATAGATCATAACCATACACAGATTGAGGTAGAGTCTCTGTAGGTTTTAAGGAGAgttaaaatggaaattaacaTTACACTTATCTAGAGCCATGGAGAGAAGA
The Gorilla gorilla gorilla isolate KB3781 chromosome X, NHGRI_mGorGor1-v2.1_pri, whole genome shotgun sequence genome window above contains:
- the VSIG1 gene encoding V-set and immunoglobulin domain-containing protein 1 isoform X2 — its product is MVFAFWKVFLILSCLAGQVSVVQVTIPDGFVNVTVGSNVTLICIYTTTVASREQLSIQWSFFHKKEMEPISIYFSQGGQAVAIGQFKDRITGSSDPGNASITISHMQPADSGIYICDVNNPPDFLGQNQGVLNVSVLVKPSKPLCSIQGRPETGHTISLSCLSALGTPSPVYYWHKLEGRDIVPVKENFNPTTGILVIGNLTNFEQGYYQCTAINRLGNSSCEIDLTSSHPEVGIIVGALIGSLVGAAIIISVVCFARNKAKAKAKERNSKTIAELEPMTKINPRGESEAMPREDATQLEVTLPPSIHETGPDTIQEPDYEPKPTQEPAPESATGSEPMAVPDLDIELELEPETQSELEPEPEPEPESEPGVVVEPLSEDEKGVVKA
- the VSIG1 gene encoding V-set and immunoglobulin domain-containing protein 1 isoform X1, with the translated sequence MVFAFWKVFLILSCLAGQVSVVQVTIPDGFVNVTVGSNVTLICIYTTTVASREQLSIQWSFFHKKEMEPISHSSCLSTEGMEEKAVSQCLKMTHARDARGRCSWTSEIYFSQGGQAVAIGQFKDRITGSSDPGNASITISHMQPADSGIYICDVNNPPDFLGQNQGVLNVSVLVKPSKPLCSIQGRPETGHTISLSCLSALGTPSPVYYWHKLEGRDIVPVKENFNPTTGILVIGNLTNFEQGYYQCTAINRLGNSSCEIDLTSSHPEVGIIVGALIGSLVGAAIIISVVCFARNKAKAKAKERNSKTIAELEPMTKINPRGESEAMPREDATQLEVTLPPSIHETGPDTIQEPDYEPKPTQEPAPESATGSEPMAVPDLDIELELEPETQSELEPEPEPEPESEPGVVVEPLSEDEKGVVKA